The Mycobacterium sp. 3519A genome contains a region encoding:
- a CDS encoding nuclear transport factor 2 family protein, translating to MSVPTSNDLAAHYELAQAKARYCRLLDTKDWASLADLLTADMEFDLSDGSSDVAPIVGRENVLAAVQSSVAGAKTVHQIHAPEIDLNGDEAHAIWAVQERVVWDNGTSLTAFGHYHDRWVRIDGKWKIAALRLTHLVMDFG from the coding sequence GTGAGTGTTCCGACGAGCAACGATCTCGCTGCGCATTACGAACTGGCCCAGGCGAAGGCGCGCTACTGCCGGCTCCTCGACACCAAAGACTGGGCGTCGCTGGCTGACTTGCTGACAGCTGACATGGAATTCGACCTGAGCGACGGCAGTTCCGACGTAGCGCCGATCGTCGGCCGGGAGAATGTGCTGGCGGCTGTTCAGTCGTCGGTCGCTGGAGCCAAGACTGTCCATCAGATCCACGCACCTGAAATCGATCTGAATGGTGATGAAGCGCATGCCATCTGGGCCGTGCAAGAACGGGTCGTTTGGGACAACGGCACGTCGCTGACAGCGTTCGGTCACTATCACGATCGTTGGGTGCGAATCGATGGCAAGTGGAAGATCGCAGCGCTGCGGCTCACTCATCTGGTGATGGACTTCGGATAG